The Bacillus sp. FJAT-27916 genomic interval CAGACCAAACTGTGCCGTTTGAGAGTCTCATTGATTCCACAACAGACTCATAATCAGCCTTGCCCAAGAAGCCTGTCAAAGGACTGAAAAGCCCAATGCCAATCAGCTCCAGGTCGCTGTATGCGACAGCATCCAGCTGAAGTGTTTTTTCAATAGTGGTCACATCGTAATTCGGTTCATAAGCGGAGATTAGAGTTCCTCCATGTGGTTTTGGCAAAGACATCCTTATCATCCCTCTTTCATTTAGTTCTGTTTTGTCAGCCATACTTCTCCTGTTTCTTCAGGCTTCTTCTTCATTAAATATTTCACACCAAAAACAGAGATTAATAATCCTGCCATCACGACAATTGGATACATATTTTGCTCAATCAGTAATTGAATCAAGGTGAAGCAAAGTACCATGGATAGCACCGGTGATACAATCCAGACAGCGAACAGCTTTATAACGATATCCTTCTTCAATACGGCCTTTCCTTGCTTGGCAAAGCCGATGCCAATAATGGATGACGTTGTAATTTGCACGAGTGGAACAGGAATACCGAAGATCGAAGCTGCCATAACAAGTCCTGCCCCGGTTCCAGAAATAATGCAGCCTTCCTCAATCCTCAATTCCGTGATTTTCTTCCCATTTGTTTCAAGTACGCCCTTGCCTAGCAGGACAGCACCTATGGCGACAAATAAACCTCCCCAGAAGATTCCTGATTGCGTGGTTAGAATATCTGCCCCGACAAGTGGTCCTACTGCATTGGCCACATTATTCATCCCAGCCGAAAAGGCCTCAAATACACCCATTATGACCACTAGCACGGCTAGTATAGGCTTTGCTTTCTTTGAGCGGACCCACTTGCTGATAAATGGCCATTTCAAGAACTTTCCTGCCAATACAGCAATCGTAAAAGCCACTAGCGGTGTCAGAATCCAAAACATGAAGATCCATGCAAACTGAGCAACATAGAGACTTTGATAGGCGATTCCCGCCCCGACAATGGAACCGACTGTCACTTCACTCGTTGATAGCGGGATAGACAGAATATTAGCCAGGAACAGAGACATTGCTGCTGACGCAAGTACAATGAGTGCAATCGAAATTGTGAACGTTTCTTTTGGGACGATGCCATTCCCCAATGTCTTGACGACTTCACCTCCGCCAAGCCACGCACCGAGAAAGACTGCAATCCCACATAAACATAAGGCAATGAGGGGATTTTTGATGACACCGGAACCGTAGGAAATCCCCATAGACGCCGCAGCTCCGCTCGCACCGATATTCA includes:
- a CDS encoding inorganic phosphate transporter, which translates into the protein MLIIIAVAVGLFFAMNIGASGAAASMGISYGSGVIKNPLIALCLCGIAVFLGAWLGGGEVVKTLGNGIVPKETFTISIALIVLASAAMSLFLANILSIPLSTSEVTVGSIVGAGIAYQSLYVAQFAWIFMFWILTPLVAFTIAVLAGKFLKWPFISKWVRSKKAKPILAVLVVIMGVFEAFSAGMNNVANAVGPLVGADILTTQSGIFWGGLFVAIGAVLLGKGVLETNGKKITELRIEEGCIISGTGAGLVMAASIFGIPVPLVQITTSSIIGIGFAKQGKAVLKKDIVIKLFAVWIVSPVLSMVLCFTLIQLLIEQNMYPIVVMAGLLISVFGVKYLMKKKPEETGEVWLTKQN